The Selenomonadales bacterium DNA segment TAAAGGCGATCGCCGATAATATTGAAGAAAAATTGCAGGAAGCAGGCCACCAGGCTATCCATCGCGAGGGCTATCGTGAAGGTCGCTGGGTGCTTCTTGATTACGGTACGTGTGTTGCGCATATCTTCTTGACAGAAGAACGTGAGTTCTATCATTTGGAACGTTTGTGGGGCGATGCACCGCAGGAAGTATATGAAGAAGAGGCAAGTCTTATATGGAAAAAATGATTTCGGAGAAGTTGCAGCCGAGTACGGTAAGAGTACTGAAGGCTGTTCGTGAGAGCGAGATCGGTACGTTCCTCGATGCGGGAACGGGTAATACATCCGATGATATTTTACTCCACAAACAACAGCAGACAAGCCCTGTTGCGATCGGTGATGAGGTGAAGGTATTCCTCTATCGCGATCCGAAAGGTCGTTTGACGGCGAGTATGCGTGTGCCGAAGATGCGCGAAGGGCAGGTTGCGCGTGTGCGTGTTATCAATACATCGCGTGACGGTGCGTTCGTTGATGTCGGTGCAGAGCGCGGTATCTTTATGCCGTTCGCAGGGATGCGCGGTCGTGTCAAAGAAGGCGATCTTGTATGGGTACTCTTGTATTCGGATAAGTCGGGCAGATTGGCTGTGACGATGGAAGTAGAAGATGCGCTTCGTCGTGCATCTCGTTCGGCAGAAGGTGTAGAACGCGGTACGAAGGTCACAGGTTCGCTCTACAATTACGGCGATAACGGTGCGTTCCTCTTTACGAAGGAACGTTATATTGCGTTTCTCCATTTTGATGAAATGACATATCGTCCGAAAGTCGGCGAGGAGATCGAAGTTCGCGTGACGTTCGTTCGCGAAGACGGTCGTATCAATGTATCGATGCGTCAGCAGAAAGAGCTTGCGATGGATACGGATGCCGAAACGATCTTGAAGATGTTGACGGAACGCGGCGGTAAGATGCCGTACAGCGACGATACGTCGGCTGATGTTATCAAGGCGAAATTCCAGCTCAGTAAAAGTGCATTCAAACGTGCGCTCGGTCGATTGATGAAGAGCGGCAAAGTTGAACAAAAAGATGGTTGGACACACCTGAAAGAACAGTAAAATATACGTATGAAAAGAAACGGTATGATTTCGGTCATATCGTTTCTTTTTTGTTTAAAACAA contains these protein-coding regions:
- the rsfS gene encoding ribosome silencing factor, with amino-acid sequence MTTEKSLKQMIAEAASDKKAQDIVFIDMQNVSLVADYFIICSGTSVPQVKAIADNIEEKLQEAGHQAIHREGYREGRWVLLDYGTCVAHIFLTEEREFYHLERLWGDAPQEVYEEEASLIWKK
- a CDS encoding RNA-binding protein — protein: MEKMISEKLQPSTVRVLKAVRESEIGTFLDAGTGNTSDDILLHKQQQTSPVAIGDEVKVFLYRDPKGRLTASMRVPKMREGQVARVRVINTSRDGAFVDVGAERGIFMPFAGMRGRVKEGDLVWVLLYSDKSGRLAVTMEVEDALRRASRSAEGVERGTKVTGSLYNYGDNGAFLFTKERYIAFLHFDEMTYRPKVGEEIEVRVTFVREDGRINVSMRQQKELAMDTDAETILKMLTERGGKMPYSDDTSADVIKAKFQLSKSAFKRALGRLMKSGKVEQKDGWTHLKEQ